GCCGGCGAGTTGACTGCGCATGTGCTTGGGTTCACAGATGTGGACGACAAGGGACAGGAGGGGGTAGAGCTGGCGTGGCAGGATGAGCTCGCGGGCAAGCCTGGCAGCCGTCGGGTAATCCGGGATCGGAAAGGACGAATTGTCGAGGATGTGGAAAGTATCCGGGCCCCCAAGCCGGGGCAGAATGTTGCTTTGTCCATAGACGGCAAAATTCAATATCTGGCGTACCGGGAATTGAAGCAGGCAGTAGAAGCCAATAAGGCCAAGGCTGGGGGGATCATAGTGCTGGACGCGAAAACGGGCGAGATTCTGGCGCTCGTCAATCTGCCGGTATACAACCCCAACAACCGGAAAAACATGAAGGGCGGGCGAGCTCGTAATAGGGCGCTTACGGACGAATTTGAACCGGGCTCGACCCTGAAACCGTTCACAATTGCGGCGGCGCTGGAAACAGGGGGAATAAAGCCCGATACCGTTCTGGAAACGGCTCCCGGGACGTTCACCATCGGTAAGGCGACCATACGTGATGCTCATAAGGAAGGCGCCCTGACTGTGTCGCAAGTAATTCAGAAATCGAGTAACGTTGGTTCAGCCAAAATTGCCTTGTCACTACCGCCGCAAACGTTATGGGAGATGCTCAACGACGTGGGGTTTGGCACGCCCACAGGGTCAGGATTTCCCGGCGAGGTCAGTGGTAAGCTCCGACCCTATCGAACTTGGCGCCCTATCGAACAGGCAACCATGTCATACGGACATGGCATTGCCGTCAGTCTTCTGCAGCTTGCGCGTGCCTATACCCTGTTCTCAGCAGAAGGCGAGTTGAAACCGGTGTCCCTGTTGAGGCTTGAAAATGTGCCGGAAGGTAAGCGCGTGATTTCCCGCAACACGGCGCTCGCCGTGAGCGAAATGCTGGAACTGGTGGCGCAGCCGGGCGGCACCGCGACGCAAGCCCGGATCAACGGCTATCGGGTGGCGGGAAAGACCGGCACGGCCCACAAGCTGGAGGGCAACGGCTATGCAAAAAACCGTTATCTGTCGACATTCGTCGGCTACGCACCGGCGTCCAATCCGCGCTTTGTCATCGCCGTGATGCTGGATGAGCCGTCTGCTGGTCAATATTTTGGTGGCGCGGTAGCGGCGCCAGTGTTCAGTCGTGTCATGGCGGGTGCTCTGCGTATGCTGAATGTGCCGCATGACGCGCCCGTGACCAACGTTGTGTCGCTTACTGCCGCGCCGAAACCGCCGGGTGATGCATGATTCTCCAGTCAAACGAAGACCTGCTTCCGGAAGGATCGCGCATGTATTTTGATTTTCACCGGCTGGACAGTATGGGTGTCAAAATTGACAACCTGTCGACCGACAGCCGCATGATCAAGCCGGGGGATGCTTTCCTCGCTTATGCGGGAGCCAAGCAGGATTCCCGCAAGTTTATCCCTCAGGCTATCGCAGCGGGGGCAAAAGCAATCATTTGGGAAAGTGGCGGTTTTGAATGGAATCCCGGATGGAAGGTCCCCAATTTGAGCGTACCCGACCTCCGCGCGAAGGCGGGCATGATCGCTGATCACGTATACGATCATCCATCGCAAAAATTACAGCTTATCGGTGTGACCGGAACAAACGGCAAGACCTCGTGTAGCCACTGGATCGCTCAGGCCATGACTGCGTTGGGCACGAAAACCGCGGTTATCGGCACAATGGGAGTCGGCTTTCCCGGAGAGCTCGAACCCACCGTCAACACGACACCGGACGCAGTGTTATTGCAGCGTAAAATGGCGGAACTGCTGTCGCGTGGCGCTCGTGTCGCCGCAATGGAAGTGTCATCGCACGGGATTGCGCAGGAGCGCATCAGTGGCGTGACATTCGCAATCGCCATGTTAACCAATCTTTCGCGCGACCATCTCGACTATCACGGGAGCATGGAGGCGTATGCTGCCGCCAAAGCGCGTTTGTTCTACTGGCCTGGACTCAAGTATGCCGTACTCAATCTTGATGACGCGTTCGGCATTGATTTGGCCAAGCGTATGACCGGTAGCGGCACCCAGGTCATCGGCTACGGCTTCACGGGGCTGGAGGATTCGAAGCGCACGCGGGACAAATTCAAAGTATTGCAAGGGCGCAATCTCAAGGTAAGTCCCCACGGGCTTGCGTTCGATATCGAGTTCGAAGGCCGACCTCTGGAATTTAAAACCGGCGTGATAGGAGGTTTTAACGCATCCAATTTACTGGGCGTACTCGCGACCTTGCTGGCAAGCGGCATTGAATTCAAAGAGGCCGTGCGATCCCTGCAGCAAGCCGGGCCTGTAGCGGGCAGGATGCATCAAATCGGCGGCGGTGATCGACCTTTGATCGTGGTGGACTATGCCCATACCCCGGATGCCATGGAAAAAGTATTGACCACGCTGCGCGAAATTCTTCAAGCCGGCTCGGGGTCGGGTGCGGGAACACAACTACGGAAGCCGAGATTGATCTGTGTGTTCGGTTGCGGGGGCGAGCGCGACAGCGGGAAACGGCCGTTGATGGGTGAAGTGGCGTCGCGCCTCGCGGACGAGGTCATCATTACCAGCGACAACCCGCGGGAGGAGAACCTCGATGTCATTATCCGTGAAATCGCGTCGGGCGCCGTCGCACGTTACGAGATTGAAAAGGATCGGGCGTCGGCTATCAATCGGGCGATATATCGCGCGCGAAGAGGCGATATCGTATTGATCGCGGGGAAAGGGCATGAAGCTTATCAGGAAGTCGGCGGAAAAAGACTTCCCTTCGACGATGGAGAGGTCGCAAGACGGGCTCTGCTCGAAAGTGCAATGGCCAACACATGATGACCGTCCAGGCGGCGGCCCGTGCTTTGCAAGAAAAGTGGTTGGGTGAAGACGTATGGTTTAACGGAGTCAGTACCGATAGCCGCGCAGTCATGCCCGGCGATTTATTTATCGCGCTGGTGGGGGAAAAGTTTGACGGTCACAATTTCGTTGCCGAGGTGATCGAAAAGGGAGCAGTGGCAGCCATCGTGCATCGGGACTGGGGGGCGAGAAACCCGCGGCCGGGGATTCCGCTGATACTGGTGGACAATACGAGATTGGCTTTGGGACGGCTTGCGGGGGACTGGCGCAGGCGGTTCGGGATTCCGCTTGTCGGGGTAACCGGCAGTAACGGCAAGACCACGGTAAAGGAAATGGTCGCTTCTATCCTGCGCCAGACCGCGGAGGAGTCCGGGCAGGGGAATGGCTCCGACATCGTACTGGCGACCGAAGGAAATCTCAATAACGACATCGGCGTGCCTTTAATGCTTTTGCGATTGCGTAAGGGGCACAAATACGCGGTGATCGAAATGGGCATGAATCATGCCGGGGAGATCGCCTACCTGACCGGTCTGTCCAAACCCTCCGTGGCTTTGATCACCAACGCGGGGGCCGCCCACGTCGAAGCGCTTGGTTCAGTGGAGGCGGTGGCCCGTGCCAAGGGGGAGATTTTTGAGGGACTTGATCAGCAAGGCGTTGCTGTCATCAACGCGGACGATCCTCACGCGGCGCTGTGGCGTGGGCTCGCCGGTAACCGAAAAGTGATGGATTTCGGTCTCGAGCAAAAGGCTGCCGTGACTGCTCGCTACCAACCTGGCCCCTTTGGGAGCAGCGTGGCGCTACTACTCCCTGATGGGGTTCAAGAGGTGGAATTACAGGTTCCGGGTAAGCATAACGTGGAAAATGCAGCGGCCGCGGCCGCAGTAGCCGTAGCCCTGGGTGCTAGCGCAGGGGCGATTATGTCCGGGTTGAGTGCTTTCTCCGGGGTGAAGGGGCGCATGCAGAAGAAGCAGGGCCTGCACGGGGCAACCTTGCTAGACGACACCTATAACGCCAACCCGGATTCGGTGCGCGCCGCTTTGGCCGTGCTGGCGAAAGCGGCGGGCAGGAAGATACTGGTGCTCGGTGACATGGGTGAACTGGGCGCGGCTGCGAAAGGTTTCCATGAACGTATAGGGGTGGAGGCGCGTGCTGCCGGTGTCGATAACTTGATAGCCATGGGCGAATTGAGCGCCTATTCGGTGGCCGGGTTCGGCGCGGGCGCTCGCCATTTCGAGAAAATCGAGGAGTTGATTGCCGAAGTCGAAGGTCTGCTGGCGCCTGGCGATACGATGCTGATAAAGGGATCGCGCTTCATGCAAATGGAGCGGGTGGTTAAGCGAGTTGAGTTATAACCTCTTAAATGACGAGTACGTGCGGATGATAACGGAGCCGCGTCAATTGATGTCTTTCCACATGCTGATGAGCAATGCCTCGTTCTGGCGGTTGACATGCTGCTAGAGCTCGCTCAATGGTTGGCGAAGGATATCCGTATCTTCAACGTGTTCAACTACATTACCTTGCGCACCGTCCTCGCCGCCCTGACCAGTCTGGCGATTTCATTCATCGTCGGCCCAGCCATGATACGCAAGCTTGCTGCTTATAAGATCGGCCAATCGGTACGCGATGACGGGCCACAGACTCATCTCGTCAAAGCCGGTACGCCAACAATGGGCGGCGCTTTAATCCTGGTATCCATTGCCGTTACCACGCTGCTTTGGGCCGATCTGAGCAATCGCTATGTTTGGGTTGTACTCGTGACCACGCTTGGCTTCGGAATGATCGGTTGGGTGGACGATTACCGCAAAGTGGTATATCGCAATCCGAAGGGACTTTCTGCGCGGGCCAAGCTGGTCTGGCAATCAGCAATTGCGATTTCGGTGGCGTTATATCTCGCTTTGACGGCAGAGCTGCCGGCGCAGACGACGATGATCGTTCCTTTCTTCAAGCATGTGGCGATACCCCTGGGCGTCGCCGGTTTCGTGGCGCTTGCGTATTTCGTCATCGTAGGCACGAGCAATGCAGTGAATCTTACCGACGGCCTCGATGGCCTCGCCATTATGCCCACGGTAATGATAAGCAGTGCTCTTGCCATCTTCGCTTACGTAGCGGGGCATGCCGTGTTCGCGAAATATCTCGGTATTCCGCACATCCCCCAGGCCGGTGAGCTGGCGGTATTTTGTGGTGCGCTGGCTGGTGCGGGACTCGCGTTTCTCTGGTTCAACGCCTACCCCGCGGAAGTATTCATGGGTGACGTGGGCGCATTGGCGCTGGGCGCCGCCCTCGGGATTGTGACGGTGATAATACGGCAGGAGATCGTACTGGTCATCATGGGCGGCGTCTTTGTAGTCGAGACCTTGTCGGTGATGTTGCAGGTTGCATCGTTCAAGTTGGTCGGTAAACGCATTTTTCGAATGGCGCCGCTCCACCATCACTACGAATTGAAGGGCTGGAAAGAAAACCAGGTAGTAGTCCGGTTCTGGATTATCACCATGATGCTGGTGTTATTTGGGTTGTCCACGTTGAAGTTGAGATGAAATCAGGCATATGAGCTTTCGAGAGAAAAAAGTACTTGTGCTTGGAATGGGCGAGACCGGGCTTTCGATGGCGAAGTGGTTATCGCGCAGGGGGGCGGAGGTGCGTGCCGCTGACAGCCGTGCCGTACCGCCCTGTATGGAGGCGTTAAAACGGATTCTGCCGCAGGTTCGCATATTCACCGGCGGGTATCCCGCCGAAGCATTTGCCGGCATAGACCTCATTGCTATCAGCCCGGGAGTGCCCATGGCGGAGCACGTCGTGCAGCAGGCGGTACAGGCCAGTATACCTATCATGGGTGATATGGAGCTTTTTGCTTCGGCAATCCGGCTACCGGGCACTTCGCAGCAAAGAATACTTGCCATTACCGGTTCCAATGGTAAGACGACCGTGACCGCAATGGTCGGTGCAATGGTGAAAGAAGCGGGTTTGGATGTCGAGGTGGCTGGGAACATCGGTCCAGCGGTACTGGATGCCCTGATGCGGCGCGAAGATTCAGGGACGCTTCCTCAAGCGTGGGTGCTGGAGGTTTCCAGTTTTCAGCTCGAATCGACGCGAAGCCTTGAACCGGACGCCGCGGCGGTACTGAACGTGAGCGAAGATCATTTCGATCGTTATTTCGGAATGCAGGATTATGCCGCCGCAAAAGCGCGAATATTCACGAGCACCCCTGTTGCGGGCAAAGAGGGGGGCGGGATTCAGATTCTGAATCGCGACGATCCCGTGGTGCGGGCAATGGCGGTCGCCGAACGTAAGCAGATGACTTTCGGTCTGGATCAGCCATCGAACGATAACGATCTTGGCCTGTTGCACGAGAGCGGGAGTATCTGGCTGGCACAGGGAGGCGTGCGCCTGATGCAAAGCAGTGAGCTTCGGGTCACCGGGTTGCACAACGTGGCCAATGCACTCGCTGCGTTGGCGCTATGCCGGGCGGTAGACCTTCCATCGCCGCCCCTGCTGCGTGCTTTACGCCAATTTCAGGGCTTGCCGCACAGAATGGAAAAGGTGGCGACCTTGGGTGGCGTCACGTTTTATGACGATTCGAAAGGCACCAATGTAGGTGCGACGGTCGCGGCGCTGGACGGCATGAGGCAGAGCGTGGTTTTGATTGCTGGCGGAGATGGCAAGGGCCAGGATTTCACACCATTGGCCGGACCGATCGCGCGGCATGCACGGGCGGTAGTCTTGATCGGGCGCGACGCGGACAAGATCGGCGCCGCCATCGATCATTGCCGCGTGCCGCTGTATTACATGAAAACAATGGAAGAGGCGGTGCAAAAAAGCTTCGAGCTGGCGCGCGCGGGGGACGCGGTAATGATGTCGCCTGCCTGTGCAAGCCTGGACATGTTCCGAAATTATGCTCATCGCGCCGAGGTATTCATCGCCGCGGTGCGGAGCCTGCAGGCCGGAAAAACGGCCGCGGCTCAAACGACTGTTAACTGATGATCTTTCAATACGATATTCGCAGCAAAAAAAACCTGCCTGATTTTGATCAGTCACTGATCTGGTCCGCAATATTATTGCTGAGCCTGGGGCTGGTGATGGTGTATTCCGCTTCTATTTCCATTGCCGAAGCCGGGCGCGGCACGAATGGCAATCCTGCCCATTTTCTTGCCCGCCATAGCGCTTATCTGGCAGTGGGGCTGCTGACAGGTCTGGTGGCTTTTCAGGTTCCGATGCGCCTGTGGCAGAAATATTCATTTCCACTCTTCCTGCTGGGCGTCGCGTTGCTGGCGCTAGTGTTGATTCCGGCGGTAGGACATGAAGTAAACGGCAGTCGTCGCTGGATATCGCTGTGGATAGTGAATTTCCAGCCATCCGAGTTCATGAAACTGTTCATCGTCTTTTACGTGGCCAACTATACCGTGCGCAAAGCGCATCATCTCGACAGCTTTCGCAAGGGATTTCTCCCCATGTTAATCATGGTGCTGGTAGTAGGCGGATTGCTGTTGCTCGAACCGGACTTCGGCGCTTTCGTCGTTATAACGGCCATTATGATGGCCATATTGTTCCTGGGGGGAATGGACCTGAAGCTGTTCGCCGGGCTGATCGGTTTCCTGATTGCCGCTCTGTTGATCCTGATCTGGATTGAGCCTTATCGCATGCAACGGTTTTTCGGATTTATGGATCCGTGGGACGATCCCTTCGGGAAGGGATATCAGTTGAGTCATGCCTTGATTGCATTCGGACGGGGTGAATGGCTGGGTGTCGGCTTGGGTGGCAGCGTGGAGAAGCTGTTTTACTTGCCGGAAGCGCACACCGATTTTTTGCTTGCGGTAATCGCGGAGGAACTTGGGTTCGCCGGCGTCGCAACGGTGGTGGCGCTGTTTGCCTCGCTGGTGATACGCGCATTTGTCATAGGCAGGCACGCAGCCGCGCGAGAACGGCATTTTTCCGCATTGGCGGCGCAAGGAATTGGTGTTTGGCTGGGTGTGCAGGCGTTCATCAACATGGGCGTGAATATGGGTGTGCTGCCAACGAAAGGGCTGACGCTGCCGTTCATGAGTTTTGGTGGCAGCAGCATCGTCGCCAGTTGTATAACGCTCGCGGTGCTCATGCGTGCGGACTGGGAGAACAGGCAATTGGCGAAGGGGTTCCCGGTATGAAAATGCGGTACGAGAGCCGGCAGAAATGCGCCTCAACTATCCAGATTAATACAACGTCGACGTGACTAATACGATTCTCATTATGGCAGGCGGAACCGGGGGACATGTGTTTCCAGGGCTTGCGGTAGCGGATTACATGAAGTCAGCGGGTTGGCGTGTCGTTTGGCTCGGAACCGAGGGAGGAATGGAAACAACGCTCGCGCCGCGGCAAGGGTATGACCTGGAAACAATCCGTTTTTCGGGTTTGCGTGGGAAAAGTATCCGAAACTGGTTCCTGTTGCCGCTGCGTCTATTATTGGCGCTGTGGCAAAGCGCCAGGGTAATACTCAGAGTGCGTCCGGACGTTGTGTTGGGCATGGGCGGCTATCCCGCCTTTCCGGGAGGAATGATGGCGTCATTGCTGGCCAAGCCATTGCTGATACACGAACAGAACTCGATTCCCGGGCTTGCCAACAGGATCCTGGCGAATGTTGCGGACAAAGTATTGCTGGGTTTTCCGGGCGTGATCAAGAGCGGCGCAAAGGTCATATTTTCGGGTAATCCAGTCCGGCGCGAAATCAGCCAATTGCGCTCGCCCGCCGAAAGATACGCGGCGCGCAGCGGTAGACTGAAGCTGTTGGTGATTGGTGGCAGCCTCGGCGCCCAGGCGCTCAATACTATTTTGCCGCAGGCTTTGAATCGCATTCCCCAAGCGTCGCGGCCGTCTGTGACGCATCAGGCTGGGAACAGGCACCTGGAAGCACTGAAAAAGAATTATGCCGAAGCGGGAGTGGAAGGCGAACTTGTTACGTTCATAGACAACATGGCGGCGCGGTATGCCGAATGCGATCTTGTGATCTGTCGTGCGGGCGCGCTTACCGTTGCCGAGCTAAGCGCCGCCGGCGTGGCGAGCATTCTGGTGCCTTTTCCTTACGCCGTGGATGATCACCAGACGTGCAATGCGAAATTTCTCAGCGACAGGAACGCGGCGGTACTGATGCCACAAAACGAATTGACGCCACAAGTCCTTGCGGAGTTACTGATGGGATTGAGCCGGGTATCGCTCATGAAAATGGCAATCAACGCGCGTGAACTGGCTAAACCGGATGCGACCAGGGTGGTGGCAGACGAATGCATGAAAATGATAACGAGATGATGACTGTGCTGGAAACCAATAATACCGCCGTTTTCCCTTTTTCACTCATCGCCGCGCGCTGCATGGTTTATCGCTATGAAGCATAAGGTAAAGCGTGTTCACTTTGTCGGTATTGGCGGTTCCGGAATGAGCGGAATCGCAGAGGTATTGCTCAACCTGGGATATCAGGTCAGTGGCTCCGATCTGTGGGACGGAACCACCACGCAGCGCTTGAGAAAACTTGGGGCCACTGTTCACATTGGCCACGCAAGCAGTCATGTGCAATTCGCAGACGCGGTCGTAACTTCGACTGCAATCAAGCCTGAGAACCCCGAGGTTATCGCGGCACGAGAGCGTAACGTGCCAGTAGTCCCCCGCGCGATCATGCTGGCCGAGTTGTTGAGGCTTCGCCAGGGGATTGCCATTGCAGGAACCCACGGCAAGACCACAACCACCAGCCTGATTGCAAGTGTTCTCGCGGAAGCAGGGATGGATCCGACATTCGTGATCGGTGGGCGGTTGGAAGCGGCAGGCTCCCATGCCAAGTTGGGTCGGGGTGAATTTATCGTGGTCGAGGCCGACGAGTCCGATGCTTCTTTTCTTTATCTGCAACCTGTATTAGCCGTCGTGACTAATATCGACGCCGATCACATGGAGACCTATGGCCACGACTTTAGCAAGCTCAAGCAGGCTTTCGTCGACTTTGTACAACATCTGCCATTTTACGGTATGGCGGTGTTGTGCGTGGACGACGCGCAAGTGCGCGAAATCATGCCCGCCATTACCAAGCCCATTACCACGTACGGTTTATCGGATAACGCGCAGGTCCGTGCCGCTGATATTCATCACAGCGAGGGACAGATGCATTTTGCTGCGTTGATAGGCGTGAACGGCAAAACCCGCAAGCTCAACGTGATGCTGAACTTACCGGGGCTGCATAACGTGCAGAATGCGCTCGCGGCCATCGCGGTATGCAACGAATTGGGTGTGCCTGACCCCGCCATCGTTCGGGCGTTGGCAGGTTTCAGGGGTGTTGATCGCCGCTTTCAGCGTTACGGCGAAATCAACCTATCTGGTAACAGAACCACCGAAGAGGGAAGCTTTACCCTCATTGATGACTACGGACATCATCCGGCAGAGATTTCCGCCACCATCGCGGCGGTGCGGGGTGCTTTCCCCGGTCGCCGCCTTGTACTCGTTTTTCAGCCACATCGCTATACCCGTACCCGCGATTTATTCGAGGAATTCGTCAAAGTGCTATCAAGTGCGGATGTGCTGCTTCTGACTGAGGTTTACCCCGCCGGCGAAATACCCCTGATTGCAGCGGACAGCAAGTCGCTCGCCCGGGCGCTTAGAGTACAAGGCAAAGTGGAGCCGATTTTTGTCGAAACGGTCGACGAGTTGCCCTTCAACATTCATAACGTGGCTCAGGATAACGACGTGGTGCTGGTGATGGGGGCAGGGTCGGTTGGCGGCGTTGCGCCTAACTTACTGAGAGAGTCTGGCGCCAGAAACGAGGGGACGGTGGACGCAACGGATGAAAGACCGGCTTGACCCGCTGGCAGAAACAACTCCTGGATTGCAAATGGATATGTCGGAAATTGATTTAATCCCTGGTGTGCGGCCGCTTCGCGGCGAGATGCGCGTGAACCAGCCAATGAGAAAATATACTTCCTGGCGCGCAGGCGGGGAAGCGGAACGCTTGTATATCCCCGCCGATCTGGCCGATTTTACTGAGTTCCTGCGCGGCTTGCCGCGCGATGAGCCGATATATGTTGTCGGACTCGGCAGTAATCTGCTGGTGCGCGACGGTGGCGTGAGGGGCACCGTGGTGGTATTGCACGCGCGGCTTAATGGACTGCGGCTGGAGCGGCGGGATAAGGACGGGTCATTGATCTACGCAGGGGCTGGCGTAGCCTGCGCAAAAGTAGCGCGGTTCGCTGCCCTGCACAGTTTGACAGGCGCGGAATTTCTTGCGGGCATCCCGGGTACGGTTGGGGGCGCCCTGGCAATGAATGCCGGGTGCTACGACGCCGAGACCTGGGAAATTGTCGAGCACGTGCAGACCCTCGGCCGGGACGGACAATTACGCACGCGAAAGGTCGGCGATTATGTGATCGCCTATCGGCACGTGGCGCTGAAGCATGGAGCGGGTTTAGGGAAGCAGAACGAGCAGATAACTGGAGATTCTCCAGGTGAGGAGTGGTTTGTGGGTGGATGGTTCAGACTGGCGAGCGGAGACGAGGGGGAATCGCGGCAGAAGATCAAAAATCTTCTCGCAATGCGTATCAATAGCCAGCCCTTAAACCTGCCCAATGCCGGCTCGGTGTTTCGCAATCCTTCCGGAGACTGGGCAGCCCGGTTGATCGAGTCGTGCGGTTTAAAGGGCTTTCGTATTGGCGGAGCAATGGTCTCGACCAAGCATGCGAACTTCATTGTCAACACCGGGGCCGCCTCGGCGGCAGATATCGAAGCGTTGATAGGGGCGGTGAGCAGCAAGGTGAAAGAGCAGACCGGGGTCGAGCTTGAACCGGAAGTGCGGATTATCGGATCGGTCGTATGATGGTGCCGAGTTCACGATACCGCTCCTGTTTTGTCCAGGACGAACGATATGGAAAGTAATCGCAATTTTGGAAAAGTAGCTGTTCTGCTCGGGGGGCGCTCGGCTGAACGCGAGATCTCGCTCAAAAGCGGCCATGCTGTGCTGGGCGCCTTGCTGCGCTGTGGTGTCGATGCCCATCCATTTGACCCTTCCGAGCATCCTATGGAGGCGCTTCTGGAGCAGGGATTCAATCGGGTACATATTGCCTTGCATGGACGCTATGGCGAGGACGGCACTGTACAAGGCGCACTGGAACTCATGGGCGTCCCTTATACGGGTAGCGGCGTAATGGCGAGCGCACTGGCAATGGATAAATGGCGTACAAAACTGCTGTGGGAGGCTGCGGGGATTACCACTCCCCATCATATCCTGATTAACGAAGAGAGTGATTTTGGCAAGGTAGTAAAGGAGGTTGGCCTGCCCATGATCGTAAAGCCAGGGCGCGAGGGATCGACAATTGGCTTGAGCAAAGTGGAAGACGAAAAGGATTTACCCGTCGCATGGCGCATTGCGGCGCAACATGACGCAATGGTACTTGCCGAACAGTTTATCGAGGGCACGGAACTGACCGCCGCGATTCTGGGAGATGTCGCGCTGCCTCTCGTCAGAATCGAAGTCGAAAGTGGATTATATGATTTCGAGGCGAAATATATTTCTGACCGGACCCAGTACTTCTGCCCCAGCGGTTTATCCAGCATCCAGGAGCAGGCGATTCAGGCGCTGGCGCTGCGTGCGCATCGCGTACTGGGTTGCGAGGGATGGAGCAGGGTCGACGTGATACTGGATAAGTCAGGACGGCCCTATTTTCTTGAGACTAACACGTCCCCCGGCATGACTGACCACAGCCTTGTGCCGATGGCGGCGAAAGCGGCCGGAATTTCATTCGATGAGTTAGTGCTTCAGATACTGGAGCTTGCACATGTGGGATAACCATCAGGCACTTGATCTGATATCGAACGTGCTGATCGTCGCGGCTGCGCTGACGTCGGCTTATTACATCAGCCAGTGGGCGGTGAATTTACCCGTTTTCCCTTTCAAGCAAATAGATATAAGCGGTAGCGATGGGGCTGGTGGCAAAGGCGGCAACGGTCGTAATGGCAGCTTAAGACACGTAACCCGAGAGCAAATCGAGACGGTCGTCCGCCACGAAGTCAAGGGAAATTTTTTTACGGTTGACCTGGACGCGTTGCGAAACGCGTTCACAAAGTTACCCTGGGTCCGGACCGCTGCCGTGCGGCGCATTTGGCCGCAGAGCCTGGAAGTGACGCTTGAGGAACATGTTGCGCTGGCGCGCTGGGGCAGCAGCGCAACAGTAAACGTGCATGGGGAGCTGTTTCATGCCGTCTCGGATGAGAAACTGCCGCTGTTTGAGGGTCCCGGCGACAGTCCGCTTGAAATGTTACGGCAGCACACTGTGTTTAGCGGATTACTGCAACCACTTCAACAGAGTATCCGGGAAATCAAGCTTTCCCCCCGCCGTGCCTGGCGGCTTCGTCTTGATAACGGAACCGTCGTAGAGCTTGGTCGAGAGCAGATGGAAGCCCGGTTGGAGCGGTACGTTCTAGTGTATCCCCGGAGCAGCGGACAATTAAATCCGCAACCCGGTTATGTGGATTTGCGTTATCCAAACGGCTTTGCGGTGCGATGAACGGGTGGCTTGCCAGCGAAACCCGGTCGGTCTATTGAATGCAGCAGATTTAAGGCTCTGGATGTAGATGAGTAGAGGCAACGAAACAAAAAACCTGATTGTGGGCCTCGACATTGGCACATCAAAAATTGTGGCAATCGTCGCGGAAGTGAAACCCGAGGGAGGGTATGAGGTGATCGGCATGGGCAGTCACCCTTCCCGGGGTCTGAAGAAAGGCGTGGTCGTCAATATCGAAACGACAGTGAATGCGATCCAGAGGGCATTGGAAGAGGCGGAGCTGATGGCGGACTGCAAAAT
The window above is part of the Nitrosospira sp. Is2 genome. Proteins encoded here:
- the murD gene encoding UDP-N-acetylmuramoyl-L-alanine--D-glutamate ligase gives rise to the protein MSFREKKVLVLGMGETGLSMAKWLSRRGAEVRAADSRAVPPCMEALKRILPQVRIFTGGYPAEAFAGIDLIAISPGVPMAEHVVQQAVQASIPIMGDMELFASAIRLPGTSQQRILAITGSNGKTTVTAMVGAMVKEAGLDVEVAGNIGPAVLDALMRREDSGTLPQAWVLEVSSFQLESTRSLEPDAAAVLNVSEDHFDRYFGMQDYAAAKARIFTSTPVAGKEGGGIQILNRDDPVVRAMAVAERKQMTFGLDQPSNDNDLGLLHESGSIWLAQGGVRLMQSSELRVTGLHNVANALAALALCRAVDLPSPPLLRALRQFQGLPHRMEKVATLGGVTFYDDSKGTNVGATVAALDGMRQSVVLIAGGDGKGQDFTPLAGPIARHARAVVLIGRDADKIGAAIDHCRVPLYYMKTMEEAVQKSFELARAGDAVMMSPACASLDMFRNYAHRAEVFIAAVRSLQAGKTAAAQTTVN
- the ftsW gene encoding putative lipid II flippase FtsW, whose protein sequence is MIFQYDIRSKKNLPDFDQSLIWSAILLLSLGLVMVYSASISIAEAGRGTNGNPAHFLARHSAYLAVGLLTGLVAFQVPMRLWQKYSFPLFLLGVALLALVLIPAVGHEVNGSRRWISLWIVNFQPSEFMKLFIVFYVANYTVRKAHHLDSFRKGFLPMLIMVLVVGGLLLLEPDFGAFVVITAIMMAILFLGGMDLKLFAGLIGFLIAALLILIWIEPYRMQRFFGFMDPWDDPFGKGYQLSHALIAFGRGEWLGVGLGGSVEKLFYLPEAHTDFLLAVIAEELGFAGVATVVALFASLVIRAFVIGRHAAARERHFSALAAQGIGVWLGVQAFINMGVNMGVLPTKGLTLPFMSFGGSSIVASCITLAVLMRADWENRQLAKGFPV
- the murG gene encoding undecaprenyldiphospho-muramoylpentapeptide beta-N-acetylglucosaminyltransferase — translated: MTNTILIMAGGTGGHVFPGLAVADYMKSAGWRVVWLGTEGGMETTLAPRQGYDLETIRFSGLRGKSIRNWFLLPLRLLLALWQSARVILRVRPDVVLGMGGYPAFPGGMMASLLAKPLLIHEQNSIPGLANRILANVADKVLLGFPGVIKSGAKVIFSGNPVRREISQLRSPAERYAARSGRLKLLVIGGSLGAQALNTILPQALNRIPQASRPSVTHQAGNRHLEALKKNYAEAGVEGELVTFIDNMAARYAECDLVICRAGALTVAELSAAGVASILVPFPYAVDDHQTCNAKFLSDRNAAVLMPQNELTPQVLAELLMGLSRVSLMKMAINARELAKPDATRVVADECMKMITR
- the murC gene encoding UDP-N-acetylmuramate--L-alanine ligase produces the protein MKHKVKRVHFVGIGGSGMSGIAEVLLNLGYQVSGSDLWDGTTTQRLRKLGATVHIGHASSHVQFADAVVTSTAIKPENPEVIAARERNVPVVPRAIMLAELLRLRQGIAIAGTHGKTTTTSLIASVLAEAGMDPTFVIGGRLEAAGSHAKLGRGEFIVVEADESDASFLYLQPVLAVVTNIDADHMETYGHDFSKLKQAFVDFVQHLPFYGMAVLCVDDAQVREIMPAITKPITTYGLSDNAQVRAADIHHSEGQMHFAALIGVNGKTRKLNVMLNLPGLHNVQNALAAIAVCNELGVPDPAIVRALAGFRGVDRRFQRYGEINLSGNRTTEEGSFTLIDDYGHHPAEISATIAAVRGAFPGRRLVLVFQPHRYTRTRDLFEEFVKVLSSADVLLLTEVYPAGEIPLIAADSKSLARALRVQGKVEPIFVETVDELPFNIHNVAQDNDVVLVMGAGSVGGVAPNLLRESGARNEGTVDATDERPA
- the murB gene encoding UDP-N-acetylmuramate dehydrogenase; its protein translation is MDMSEIDLIPGVRPLRGEMRVNQPMRKYTSWRAGGEAERLYIPADLADFTEFLRGLPRDEPIYVVGLGSNLLVRDGGVRGTVVVLHARLNGLRLERRDKDGSLIYAGAGVACAKVARFAALHSLTGAEFLAGIPGTVGGALAMNAGCYDAETWEIVEHVQTLGRDGQLRTRKVGDYVIAYRHVALKHGAGLGKQNEQITGDSPGEEWFVGGWFRLASGDEGESRQKIKNLLAMRINSQPLNLPNAGSVFRNPSGDWAARLIESCGLKGFRIGGAMVSTKHANFIVNTGAASAADIEALIGAVSSKVKEQTGVELEPEVRIIGSVV